The sequence ACAAAGCCCTCAAACTTTCAGAGCGTATTCTTACTCGCATAAAAAGTGTTTTAAATTGCCCCACTATATGTCTAGTCAGCTTTAGTTTGTCACATGATTGCAAATTGAAGGTGCACCATTTTTAAGAGTTtgatttgattgacagttgcCTGCGGAAGATGAAGTTTTGCTCCAGAAACTGAGAGAAGAATCGAGAGCGGTTTTCCTTCAGAGGAAGAGCAGCGAACTATTGGATCACGAGGAACTCCAGGTAGCACGTACACACCTGTCATGAAAGCAAGACAACAAATATTCTCTTTGAAAATCTCTTGATGCTTTACCGTTTGGAACGGTAATGAGAAAACCACTGGTACATATACAATTCTAACCCATTGTTATTCTTCTGTCCAATCCGCCTACATCTGTGTAGAATCTGTGGTTTCTGCTTGAGAAGCACCAGGTACCTCCAGTGAATAGTGAAGAGGCCATGATAAGTTATGAAGCCTACCTGCAGGTGGGCGAATTGGCTGGACCCAAGTGCAAGTAAGTTCAAGGAAACAGTAGCAGTGGACTCGTGAATCAACCaaggatccatccatccatccatccatccatccatccatccatccatccatccatccatccattttctccctTCCCTTTTTTCTTATTTCATCAGCAAATTCTTCACAGCCAGATTGTATGCCAAGCTGCTCCACAGCGATCCCTACGGCAGGATCTCCATCATGCAGTTCTTCAATTATGTGATGAGGAAAGGTAAAATGCCCAAATTTGTGGATATTGCTGCCAGCTACaacaacaatgacatgtttGACTGGAGCTGTTTGAATGCAGCGTGACAAAAAGTCACCTAGTATCTGCTCAAAGTAACCTAGCTTGCTTGGACTGTATTGATTGTGTGTTCAGTGTGGCTGCATCAGACCCGTATTGGTCTGAGTCTCTACGATGTGGCAGGACAGGGCTACCTCAGGGAGTCTGTAAGTATTTTCACTTTCTGCATTGATGGAAATCATCTTTAAAGACTGATCTTTATTCTCTGTAGGATCTGGAAAACTATATATTGGAGTTGATCCCAACGCTACCTCAGCTGGATGGACTGGAGAAGTCGTTTTACTCTTTTTATGTCTGCACCGCTGTCcgcaagtttttctttttccttgacCCGCTTCGTACTGGTGAGACAATATTTATGGCCCGGGATTTGTTGGCAATccaaattttaaaataattgacCAATAGCATCACATGTCTTGTAGTTTTCAGAGCTCGCATTTCCCGAAAATTCCTATTGTGTCCATATGAACTATTTACATCATATTATCAAGGTTAGTATTTGTCTTTTTCAGGAAAGATTAAAATCCAGGACATCCTGGCCTGCAGTTTTTTGGATGATCTATTAGAGGTAAATATGCCCCCCGGCAAATCTGTATAAATGAAAGTGCACAATGTACATACGCATACTGGTTTTGTCTAACCCGCCCGTGTTTAACTGTTACTTAAGCAtatgttttcaaatgttttgccAATATAAACAGAATACTATTGTATTGATGGAATTAAAAACGTAAAATACTccaatgatttttttcctcACGAATTCTGTCTGTCCAGTTAAGAGATGAGGAGTCTAAGGAGAGTCAAGAGTCCAACTGGTTCTCTGCACCTTCAGCTCTCAGAGTCTATGGTGCGTGAGCACATCCGCTCACTATGTTCACTATCTCCCGAAAGGATTCATGTCCAGTGTTTGAATAATGGTCTAGCTATAAACTCTTGACTGTATTTTGTGTGACAGGGCAGTACCTCAACCTGGATAAGGACCACAATGGCATGTTGAGCAAGGAGGAGTTGTCACGCTATGGCACAGCCACGCTCACCTCAGTCTTCCTCGAACGAGTATTTCAGGAGTGCCTCACGTACGACGGAGAAATGGTACGTTTGTTGGACTTTTTCCTGTTAACAAGCAATGAAGTCCCTCTTTCAGGAAGTACGACAGTACACGCCACTTTCATAGGGCACACAGGCCAGTTAATAAATGATTTTGCGTTGCCATTGCCACTACCTTTTGTATCAGCGACAGTTCAACTTTTGACTTGAATTGGGTGTGAcctatttgaaatgtttttggggctattgtcaagtcaagttgatttgtatagccctaaatcacaagcagtctcaaattgacaattcttctcaaagcatcccctgatctattgctttttttaactttgtcTTTTCCCAGGATTACAAGACTTATTTAGACTTTGTATTGGCCTTGGAAAACAAGAAGGAGCCAGCAGCACTGCAGTATATTTTTAAGCTTTTAGACATGGACAACCAAGGATACCTCAATGTCTTCTCCCTCAACTATTTCTTCAGGGTAAAGATCAGATTTTGTCATAAGGACACTTCTCTACCATCATCAGTGTATGGTAGTCATTTCTTGAATTCTTTGTGACTAGGCCATCCAGGAGCAGATGAAAGTGCACTGTCAAGTGCCTGTCTCCTTCCAGGATGTCAAGGTAGACTCTCGCAGTCACATACACAAGCCATGCATTTTGCTCACGTCTAACCAAACTGTGTGTCTAGGATGAGATCTTTGACATGGTGAAGCCTAAAGACCCCTATAAGATCACACTCCAGGACTTGGTGAACAGTTGCCAGGGCGACACGGTCACCAGCATCCTGATTGACCTCAATGGCTTCTGGACTTACGAGAACAGAGAAGCGCCTGTTGCCAATGACACTGACAGCACTAACACAGCCAGTAATGAGGACTCCTAAACAAGAAGAGAAGTGTTCAGGCCAGTGGGACAGTTGCAACACACCGAGCGAGAATAGTCCACATGACTTCTCTTGTTAATCAGAATTGCTTGGTGTGCTTTTTAAGACCCAAAACAAGTAACAACAGCCAGAACCattaaataatttgttttattattttgaaatgaaaacctGATGATAAAAGTGAAATCCTGCGGAGTTAGGATGACATCATATCGTCAAGATGCATAGAGAGCATATAGGCACTAGGAGTTGTGAAATGGAGTGCAACTCTGCGTTTATGCTACCGCCTCGGATAGTGTTAAATAAACCTGCGGTGTCCTTGTCAAAACACGATTggtttttaaaacaaacaagacCTGCTCTAGACAAATCACTGCTACAAATGCAGTAACATGACCTCGTCTTTTTTCCCTACGCTGTTCACGGAGCCCTCTTTTAACAAAATGCAAGCATAAAAAAATAAGGATATTAATTGTTACAAGAAAGTCGATTAGCATTCATCCGAGTTGCAAGTGAGAGGTTTTGTGTTGTCATGAAGGGAGAGGACACGGCGCTCTGTTGTTGTCGGAAGTGCTGAGAGGTTCTTCGGGCTTGTGGTCAAAGGAAACATTAACAAAGGAAGCTCCTAATGCTCCAGGCTGCTCCACGCTAGATGGGGCAGCATCCTTCCTTTCGCTCCTCTGCTCCTCTGCAAATTGACGCTCTGCCTCATCGGCCAGACggttctcctcctcttcttcctcctgctGCAGGGTGACAACATAATATAGAATAGTTTTGATGCCGTTTGCACAAAGTACGACGTGTGTATTTCACCCACCTCTTTCTTAATACGGTAGTACTCATCAATGGCGTACTGGTATTTAGGAGCAGTGATCCCAAAAAGAGAGGCAAGTCTCTCTCCCATGTAGTCACACACTAAAGAGCAAAGAGGACTGTGATTCATACAAAACAATATTTCTGTGACACAACAAGCACATCACTAAATAGTCTGACACATTGTTTCAACACAAGTCTTCTTTGCCTTGTCTCATTTTCTCCACTTGATTGATTCGTCTTGTCTGTCTGTATACAGCTCGCTAGTATCAAAATCAAATGTGATGGATGGTCCAGCACGTGTCGGGTGTCACCTGAAATAGTTGACGTTGCCATTCGCCACATGTGGAACCAGAAGTACGGTCCCCAGGTCAGTTTCGACTAGAACACATGCGAGGAGAACTCTTAGAACAAAGTGGATTGTTTTCTTTGGTTCATGACTATGAATACAAAGAACAGTGCGTCTCCTGTATGCTAGGAGTATAAATCTGTAGAAACGATGACTGAGATCAGTGGTTGTCTCGCAAACTACACGAATGAACAGTAACTTATCTACTTACCGTATCGGCAGTCACCACCTCCTTTTTGACAGGTTCCTCTTCCTCGTCATCAGTACTGTACTCTTCCATTGTTTCGCCACTGGCAAAGTAGATGGTCCTCCGGGGAAGCTTAACCCTCCCCTGCCTCTCGCCAGTGTTGCCCATCTCCACTCTCTCGAAGTCTTCCACATCTTCTACACTCTTAACAAACACGTGCATACATCTGTTTGATTGACATTCTATCATGGCATCTCTTGCAATTGATGTTTATGCCAATTCAAATGAAGTAATGGCAGATGGCACCGCGTACGTTTAAAACTaaaaatccactttttattAGCCCAGGTTGGCTGGAAATAAGAAACACAACACAAAACTGAAGTTACTACCTAAAATGGTCATTCAAACGAAAAAGGATTTCTTTGGCCACAATGTCAACACAAGCTAAGGAAGTGAATCACAACATTAACGATAGTCTGCTGTCGCCCACGAAACCACAACTTCAACGAAGACTTCCGTGTACGCACCTTGTTACCTTCCATATTTCGTCCCAACGAAACATTCATATTAGTTAAATACAATGACAAGTCTGCCATATCACTGGACACGCTGAGCTACTTTGAGCAACTGCTATAGTGTTACTATTTACCGAAAGCACAGACATCAAATATAAATAGATACAAGATGGATGTGGGGCGTGGACATCCGCCATATTTGTTGTGGCAGGACTGCGCCATTTGCCACATTCAAAAGGGCGGCGCCGTTAACGTAGAGGAAGtttgaatagaatagatctttatgtcattgtcacacatgtacaacatcATATTTTTCAGATGTTCTGCAATTTGTCAATAACGTAGCCATAGCAGGCGTAGAGACTCTGTTGTGGTGATGGAACCCGCTTCAAACTACAAGTTACTCAATCTTGTCAGCAGAATTTCTTTTAATAAATCCAAACATACTTAATTTGAAATTCATAACCGGAAGCGTAGTTGCACGTACGCTAACTTGGCTGCTACGCGTCAAGCGCGATTCTTTGGTGTTTTGGTCGGTCCTagccgaagccaaagccgaagCCGCTCACCAAAATGACGGCCAAGAAGTCTGGCTCACGACTGGAGACCGAAATAGAGCGGTGCCGTTCAGAAGGACAATGGGATAGGATACCGGAGTTAGTTCGACAACTCTCAGCTAAGTTGATATCAAACGGTAAGATGTGTGTTTATTTAGTCAAATGTACACgcggccttccttccttcctccctccctccggacTTCCTGACAGCGGAAGACGTACTAACGTActtatctctctctctacatTATGCCAAATGATCAAATGACGTTCACCAAGAAAATAGGTGATAGTCCGATCGATATAACGCGTACGTACGTAACCAAAATGATGGCCAACACACATTAGTAGCCACCCCCCTGCCACATACTCCCACCACTTGACTAGTTGTGCAGGATTCTGCCAAATCGTGTTGGATTTATTTCACTGTGATATGAGCTGTCACTCGCTGCTTCGTAAACACAAACACAGATAGAATTCGATTGTCACCCATGCTAGCTGTGAAATTAGCTTTAACGTGTATTATTTAAAGTTGTGGCCTTCTCGAAAATGGCAACATCTTTTCAAAGGTTATTCTGACATTTTAAATAACATTGACTACGCCAGGGCTAAGGGGTGCTATTGCTTTGTCTGATGTTCGTGTACCCAAGTTAAGCCCTCCAACATTTTATTCTATATTCCCCCAAATATTTATACACATTTTATAATCCCCAGCTCATACGTAAAGCCCCTCTTTTGCActcagggggaaaaaacaatCCTGGAGCCATGCCTGCATAAATGTCCTTGGTCACAGCAATAGGATTATGGGTCATAATTCTGCTTGGTATGTGTTTTAGGCAGAGTATGGTCTGTGGTCCACAGCAAACGTccctatttttttatctttacacTCAAATTGACACTTGTCATGTCAACATTGTTAAACTACTGCCACGGCTTGATCATACTAGAGGTGCACTGATTACCCACAATTAATTGATCAACAAATGAatccattattattatgataatcTATTCATggtttggatttaaaaaaaaaattaaaatccatGTATGTTCAAATATTTGGAATGCTTGGATTGATTATTTGTCTTGAATCGAATGGCATGTTAGcaacaaaagaaatgaaaacgTTTTTTTAACCAATTTTCCAACAAAATTCCAATTTAGTTGCAGGCCTGAATCATTTGTTGTTGTCATTATTGATTGAAATAAATAGATTTGCCAGAGTGATGAATCTTTTATGAATGTATCACATTTCAATCAGAGGTGGGGTCACCAGCCAATGATGGTGAGGAACTTTTGGTTTTGAAATGAATATTTCAATGTGCGCAGATGACCTCGGAGAGCTGTTGTTGGGGGAATGCAAGCTTCTGACATACCTGAAGGAAAATCCAATCAAGCAGGGTGCGAGTCCGAGAGGCCCGCGACCAAAACTGGTGGAGGTCAGGAAGCATCTCACCGCTGCTCTGGACAGAGGAAACCTCAAGGTGACCGTCCATGCCCAGCCATCGCGCTATACACCTTGCTTGCTGTTCctttttcttcatttgtgtAGAGACGTCATACTAAtcctatatatacatatatatttgctTTCCAGGCTGATTACCTCCAGGAAGCAAGTCTACTCATGGCCAAACTTAGTTATGTTGAAGCAGAATACAAAGATGCTTTAGGTAACACACCAGCTTTCAGATGAACTAGATTTTATGTatgattaaaatcccccaaGTAATAGAGTTGGTTCTTTGCAGGTCACTATAATAGAGTCAATATAGATGACATGCAGCTGGCAGGAGCTCCTGTGTATAGGCTGTGTATGATCGCAGAAGCCTATGCCACTAAAGGTACACAAATACAAGACACTTCTTTGATTTAGTATGTTAGGCTGTGACAGtggtctcgctctctcgctctcgctctcactCAGGCTTGTGTCTGGAGAAAGTGCCAGCTGCCTCTCCGCTGCTGTCCAATCAGAATGCCGGTTCTCCCTCCTCCAATCGGAACAGAACGGAGCGAGAGCAAGAAATCATCATCTGCTATGAAAAATCTGGAGACATTGCGCTGCTGTATCTGCAGGAGGCTGAGAAGGTGAGCCTTTTgctactttgcagtagcaaggCTTTTGAAAGCTAGCAATTCTGCTAATGAGCCCGCTCATATGCCTTTCGGGCCATTTTTAAACCATCTCCCTATTGGAGAACAAAATGAAGAAGTCCGTCATTGTAGCCTCCCATCAGCTCGTGGTGCTGTTGGAGTAGTCATTgcaattcttttcattttctcagGCACTGTCAGCTGGAATTCAGAATCGCAGCCCG is a genomic window of Syngnathus typhle isolate RoL2023-S1 ecotype Sweden linkage group LG16, RoL_Styp_1.0, whole genome shotgun sequence containing:
- the ppp2r3c gene encoding serine/threonine-protein phosphatase 2A regulatory subunit B'' subunit gamma; translated protein: MAKENWTGWSDLLKRRLANSNRDERTQEEKKCEEMELFGQYYSEWKGGSNKNKSYKNIPRFYFKLPAEDEVLLQKLREESRAVFLQRKSSELLDHEELQNLWFLLEKHQVPPVNSEEAMISYEAYLQVGELAGPKCNKFFTARLYAKLLHSDPYGRISIMQFFNYVMRKVWLHQTRIGLSLYDVAGQGYLRESDLENYILELIPTLPQLDGLEKSFYSFYVCTAVRKFFFFLDPLRTGKIKIQDILACSFLDDLLELRDEESKESQESNWFSAPSALRVYGQYLNLDKDHNGMLSKEELSRYGTATLTSVFLERVFQECLTYDGEMDYKTYLDFVLALENKKEPAALQYIFKLLDMDNQGYLNVFSLNYFFRAIQEQMKVHCQVPVSFQDVKDEIFDMVKPKDPYKITLQDLVNSCQGDTVTSILIDLNGFWTYENREAPVANDTDSTNTASNEDS
- the fam177a1 gene encoding protein FAM177A1; amino-acid sequence: MADLSLYLTNMNVSLGRNMEGNKSVEDVEDFERVEMGNTGERQGRVKLPRRTIYFASGETMEEYSTDDEEEEPVKKEVVTADTSKLTWGPYFWFHMWRMATSTISVCDYMGERLASLFGITAPKYQYAIDEYYRIKKEQEEEEEENRLADEAERQFAEEQRSERKDAAPSSVEQPGALGASFVNVSFDHKPEEPLSTSDNNRAPCPLPS